One part of the Schistocerca piceifrons isolate TAMUIC-IGC-003096 chromosome 2, iqSchPice1.1, whole genome shotgun sequence genome encodes these proteins:
- the LOC124777827 gene encoding uncharacterized protein LOC124777827: MLRHAFALLLIAAVGSASYPKITVQFHDPADYQGEAKCCMGAFNTPHNYTGAYQVNALYLSSHVRNYATLEIGPEQQDIRITMSETPYGVSDWKVVATATYSEVAEPLQLLRVPISYKTDPSKYYLFEISYGGSYTYPTYSSIDISAGPYKTSYNAFILGIDYEKA; the protein is encoded by the exons ATGCTGAGACACGCCTTCGCTCTGTTGCTGATCGCAGCTGTTGGCAGTG CTTCGTACCCGAAGATCACGGTGCAGTTCCACGACCCGGCGGACTACCAGGGCGAGGCGAAATGCTGCATGGGCGCTTTCAACACCCCACACAACTACACGGGCGCCTACCAAGTGAACGCACTCTACCTCAGCAGCCACGTGCGCAACTACGCCACTCTGGAGATAGGCCCGGAGCAGCAGGACATCAGGATCACCATGAGCGAGACTCCGTATGGCGTGTCCGACTGGAAGGTCGTCGCCACAGCCACCTACTCGGAAGTAGCCGAACCTCTCCAGCTCCTCAGGGTGCCTATCAGCTACAAGACCGATCCGTCCAAATATTACCTGTTCGAAATCTCGTACGGTGGCAGCTACACATACCCTACATACTCATCTATCGATATATCTGCTGGTCCTTACAAGACAAGCTACAACGCCTTTATACTGGGTATCGACTACGAGAAAGCATAA